A genomic region of Populus nigra chromosome 11, ddPopNigr1.1, whole genome shotgun sequence contains the following coding sequences:
- the LOC133667853 gene encoding probable terpene synthase 6: METQAHLTANSNRQNNSRPEASFPPSLWGCSFASFSFPQTEFEWYTRQVEVLKGNVKDMLMASKKDPVEHIEFINLLCRLGVSYHFDDEIENSLQEIFADLPDLLEKHDFDLYTLSLLFRVLRQHGFKMPCVVFDKFKDTNGEFKKTIINDVKGILGLYEASFLSVHGERVLDEALVFTKTNLESLATQSSPHLADHIRNALIRPFHKGIPRIEARKYISFYEEDESRNDTLLKFAKIDFNRVQLIHRQELSILSRWWNDLNLAEEFPYARDRIVEVYLWANGVHFEPQYAFSRMMVTKYTKMVSLVDDTYDAYASFEEIQHFTNAIERCSMNAIDQLPADYMKVLYRALLNLFNETENDMGKQGRSYASYYVKEAFKELVRGYHAEAEWADKCHIPTFDEYVRNGLATSAYGVIMAASFLGMEDVAGGEEYGWLKSNPKIIKAGKMIGRLMNDIVGHEDEQKRGDCASGVECYMKQYAVSGKKATEEIQKMVANGWKDINEDCMRPTNAPKVLLQHNVNLARVTDVMYGDDDDAYTIPLSLKDYITLLYVEEVPMCE; encoded by the exons ATGGAAACCCAAGCACATTTAACAGCAAACAGTAATCGCCAAAACAATTCTCGTCCAGAGGCAAGTTTCCCACCAAGCTTGTGGGGTTGTAGCTTCGCTTCATTTTCCTTCCCACAAACG GAATTCGAGTGGTACACCAGACAAGTAGAAGTGTTGAAGGGAAATGTGAAGGACATGCTGATGGCATCCAAAAAGGATCCAGTGGAACATATTGAATTCATTAATCTGTTATGTCGGCTTGGTGTGTCGTATCATTTTGACGACGAGATTGAAAACAGCCTTCAAGAAATTTTTGCTGACCTTCCCGATCTTCTTGAGAAGCATGACTTCGATCTCTACACTTTGTCACTTCTATTTCGAGTATTGAGACAGCATGGATTCAAAATGCCTTGCG TTGTGTTCGACAAGTTCAAGGACACCAACGGAGAGTTTAAGAAAACAATCATCAACGATGTTAAAGGCATCCTGGGCTTGTATGAAGCTTCATTTTTAAGTGTGCATGGAGAACGGGTACTGGATGAAGCCCTTGTTTTCACAAAGACGAACCTGGAGTCTTTGGCTACGCAATCAAGCCCACATCTAGCAGACCATATTAGGAATGCTTTGATCCGGCCCTTTCACAAAGGCATTCCAAGAATAGAGGCTAGAAAATACATCTCTTTCTACGAAGAAGATGAGTCTCGGAATGACACTCTACTCAAGTTTGCCAAGATAGATTTCAATCGAGTTCAGTTAATACATCGACAAGAGCTATCCATTCTCTCgag gtGGTGGAATGATTTAAATCTTGCTGAGGAGTTTCCATATGCAAGAGATAGAATTGTAGAGGTCTATCTCTGGGCAAATGGAGTCCATTTCGAGCCTCAATATGCTTTCTCTCGGATGATGGTCACGAAATATACAAAAATGGTATCATTGGTAGATGATACATATGATGCATATGCATCTTTTGAAGAAATACAACATTTTACTAATGCAATTGAAAG ATGCAGCATGAATGCTATTGATCAACTACCTGCCGATTACATGAAAGTTCTTTATAGAGCTCTTCTGAATCTTTTCAACGAAACTGAGAATGATATGGGAAAGCAAGGAAGATCGTATGCTTCATATTATGTGAAGGAGGCA TTCAAAGAATTGGTGAGAGGCTACCATGCGGAGGCGGAGTGGGCAGATAAATGCCATATCCCAACATTCGACGAGTATGTGCGCAATGGATTAGCCACAAGTGCTTATGGGGTAATCATGGCAGCCTCCTTCCTTGGAATGGAAGATGTTGCAGGAGGGGAGGAGTATGGATGGCTAAAAAGtaatccaaaaattattaaagctgGAAAGATGATCGGTCGTTTGATGAATGACATTGTGGGCCACGAG GATGAACAAAAGAGAGGAGACTGCGCATCCGGTGTTGAATGCTACATGAAACAATATGCTGTCTCGGGCAAGAAAGCAACTGAAGAGATACAAAAGATGGTCGCAAATGGATGGAAGGACATCAATGAAGATTGCATGAGGCCAACTAATGCTCCGAAGGTTCTCCTTCAACATAATGTTAACCTTGCTCGAGTTACTGATGTTATGTACGGGGATGATGACGATGCCTACACAATCCcattaagtttaaaagattatattACTTTATTATATGTTGAGGAAGTGCCTATGTGTGAATAA